A genomic window from Pseudomonas leptonychotis includes:
- a CDS encoding RNA pyrophosphohydrolase yields the protein MIDPDGFRPNVGIILTNDVGQVLWARRINQDAWQFPQGGINDHESPEEALYRELNEEVGLEQQDVKILACTRGWLRYRLPQRLVRTHSQPLCIGQKQKWFLLRLTGAEDRVRMDLTGKPEFDGWRWVSYWYPLGQVVTFKREVYRRALKELAPRLLARD from the coding sequence GTGATCGATCCTGATGGTTTTCGCCCTAATGTCGGCATCATTCTGACCAATGATGTCGGCCAGGTGCTGTGGGCGCGTCGGATAAACCAGGACGCTTGGCAGTTCCCGCAAGGCGGGATCAATGACCATGAGTCGCCGGAAGAAGCGCTGTACCGCGAATTGAACGAAGAAGTGGGGCTGGAACAGCAGGATGTAAAAATTCTCGCCTGCACCCGAGGCTGGTTGCGTTATCGTCTGCCACAGCGTCTGGTGCGCACGCACAGTCAGCCGCTGTGTATCGGCCAGAAGCAAAAGTGGTTCTTGTTGCGTTTAACCGGCGCCGAGGATCGCGTACGCATGGATTTGACCGGAAAACCCGAGTTCGACGGCTGGCGCTGGGTCAGTTACTGGTACCCGCTGGGCCAGGTGGTCACCTTCAAGCGCGAGGTTTACCGTCGCGCCTTAAAAGAACTTGCCCCGCGCCTGTTGGCGCGGGACTGA
- a CDS encoding thymidylate synthase gives MKQYLDLMRLVRDTGTFKSDRTGTGTYSIFAHQMRFNLADGFPLVTTKKCHLKSIIHELLWFLQGDTNIKYLKDNGVRIWDEWADENGDLGPVYGYQWRSWPAPNGESIDQISKLIEMIKTNPDSRRLIVSAWNPALVEQMALPPCHALFQFYVADGKLSCQLYQRSADIFLGVPFNIASYALLTLMVAQVCGLQPGDFVWTGGDCHLYANHIEQTDLQLSREPLPLPTMKINPEVKDLLAFKFEDFELVGYQAHPHISAPVAV, from the coding sequence ATGAAGCAGTACCTCGACCTGATGCGCCTGGTACGCGACACCGGCACCTTCAAGAGTGACCGCACCGGCACCGGCACCTACAGCATTTTCGCTCACCAGATGCGCTTCAACCTGGCAGATGGCTTCCCGCTGGTGACCACCAAGAAGTGTCACCTCAAATCCATCATTCACGAGTTGCTGTGGTTCCTTCAGGGCGACACTAACATCAAGTACCTGAAGGATAACGGCGTACGCATCTGGGACGAATGGGCCGACGAAAACGGCGACCTCGGCCCGGTGTACGGCTACCAATGGCGCAGCTGGCCCGCGCCGAATGGCGAATCGATCGACCAGATCAGCAAGCTGATCGAGATGATCAAGACGAACCCGGACTCACGCCGACTGATCGTCTCCGCCTGGAACCCCGCGCTGGTCGAGCAGATGGCCCTGCCGCCGTGCCACGCGCTGTTCCAGTTCTATGTGGCTGACGGCAAGCTCAGCTGCCAGCTGTATCAGCGTTCGGCGGATATCTTCCTCGGCGTGCCATTCAATATCGCCAGCTATGCGTTGCTGACGTTGATGGTCGCCCAGGTTTGCGGCCTTCAGCCGGGCGATTTCGTCTGGACCGGTGGCGATTGTCACCTGTACGCCAATCACATCGAACAGACCGATTTGCAGCTGAGCCGCGAACCGTTGCCGCTGCCCACCATGAAGATAAACCCCGAAGTGAAAGACTTGTTGGCCTTCAAGTTCGAGGACTTCGAGCTAGTCGGTTATCAGGCCCATCCGCATATCAGCGCACCCGTCGCGGTGTGA
- a CDS encoding DUF6929 family protein: MLNLADNVLALRQLASLRLSAASALVCQGQSLWLLADDALVLQRYSLSGDWQAEQILLPGTLPVDAKQRKPLKPDFEALLSLPDDRLLALGSGSTERRCRGCLVEADSVRVIDLSPLYQALAGHFQELNIEGGVVCRGQLLLAQRGNGRGRENAVVLLDLSRVLRDLENGQLSAALLQIVPLQLPELDGVPLSLTDLSVAPSGALYFSATAEATESSYLDGACVGSVLGCLDEHLAIVELTLLRPAVKIEGLAFQADGRPLLVADADDPAVASPLFTLDGLSEPARSN, translated from the coding sequence GTGCTAAACCTTGCGGATAACGTCCTGGCGCTGCGCCAACTGGCCAGTCTGCGCCTGTCAGCAGCCAGCGCCTTGGTGTGTCAGGGGCAGAGCCTCTGGTTATTGGCAGACGATGCCCTGGTTTTGCAGCGCTACAGCCTGAGTGGCGACTGGCAGGCCGAGCAGATCCTGCTGCCCGGCACGTTGCCCGTCGATGCAAAGCAGCGCAAACCCCTTAAGCCTGACTTCGAGGCACTCTTGTCCTTACCCGACGATCGCCTGTTGGCGCTGGGTTCGGGCTCGACTGAGCGGCGTTGTCGTGGTTGCCTGGTTGAGGCTGACAGCGTGCGCGTTATCGACCTGAGTCCCCTGTATCAGGCGCTCGCCGGGCACTTTCAAGAGCTGAATATCGAAGGTGGCGTGGTTTGCCGCGGGCAGTTGCTGCTGGCGCAGCGTGGCAATGGCCGTGGTCGGGAAAATGCCGTGGTGCTGCTCGATTTATCCCGGGTGCTGCGCGATCTTGAGAATGGGCAATTGAGCGCCGCCTTGCTACAGATTGTGCCGCTGCAGCTGCCGGAGTTAGACGGTGTGCCGCTGAGCCTGACCGACCTCAGCGTGGCGCCCAGTGGCGCGCTGTATTTCAGTGCGACCGCAGAGGCCACTGAGTCGAGTTATCTGGACGGTGCCTGTGTCGGCAGTGTGCTTGGGTGTTTGGATGAGCACTTGGCTATTGTCGAGCTGACCTTGCTGAGGCCGGCGGTGAAGATCGAAGGGTTGGCCTTCCAGGCGGACGGCCGCCCGTTGCTGGTCGCCGATGCCGACGATCCGGCCGTTGCCTCGCCACTGTTTACCCTGGATGGATTGAGCGAACCCGCCCGCAGTAACTGA
- the lgt gene encoding prolipoprotein diacylglyceryl transferase — protein sequence MLPYPQIDPVALALGPLKIHWYGLMYLIGIGGAWWLASRRVNAFAPTWNKEKLSDLVFWVAMGVILGGRLGYVLFYDLAAYIAEPVRMLRIWEGGMSFHGGLIGVMLATWWFGKRNNKSFFELMDFIAPLVPIGLGAGRIGNFINAELWGKATDVPWAMIFPTDPQQLARHPSQLYQFALEGVALFTILWFYSRKPRPTMAVSGMFAVCYGIFRFIVEFVRVPDAQLGYLAGGWLTMGQVLCVPMVLGGLGLIAYAYKRQAAQEAVQ from the coding sequence ATGCTGCCTTACCCGCAGATCGACCCGGTTGCCCTGGCCCTTGGCCCGCTGAAAATCCATTGGTACGGCCTGATGTACCTGATCGGTATTGGCGGCGCCTGGTGGTTGGCCTCGCGCCGCGTCAATGCCTTCGCGCCAACCTGGAACAAGGAAAAACTCTCCGACCTGGTGTTCTGGGTGGCGATGGGGGTGATTCTTGGGGGGCGTCTCGGTTACGTGCTGTTCTACGACTTGGCGGCCTATATCGCCGAGCCGGTGCGCATGCTGCGTATCTGGGAAGGTGGCATGTCGTTCCACGGCGGCCTGATCGGCGTGATGTTGGCCACCTGGTGGTTCGGCAAGCGCAACAATAAGAGCTTTTTTGAGCTGATGGACTTTATCGCGCCACTGGTGCCGATTGGTCTGGGCGCGGGGCGCATTGGTAACTTTATCAACGCCGAACTGTGGGGTAAGGCCACTGATGTGCCGTGGGCGATGATCTTCCCCACTGACCCGCAGCAACTGGCGCGCCATCCCTCGCAGCTGTATCAGTTCGCCCTGGAGGGCGTGGCCCTGTTCACCATCCTCTGGTTCTATTCGCGCAAACCGCGGCCGACCATGGCGGTGTCTGGAATGTTTGCGGTGTGCTACGGGATCTTCCGCTTTATTGTCGAATTCGTCCGCGTGCCGGATGCCCAGCTGGGTTACTTGGCAGGCGGTTGGCTGACCATGGGCCAGGTGCTCTGCGTGCCGATGGTGCTCGGCGGCCTGGGCTTGATCGCTTACGCCTACAAACGTCAGGCGGCGCAGGAGGCTGTGCAATGA
- the rfbB gene encoding dTDP-glucose 4,6-dehydratase, producing the protein MRILITGGAGFIGSALIRHLLNHTEHQVLNLDKLTYAGNLESLVSVAEHPRYSFLQADIADSVAVGTALNAFQPDAIMHLAAESHVDRSIDGPAAFIQTNIVGTYALLEATRSYWSQLDAVRQAAFRFHHISTDEVYGDLHGVDDLFSETTPYAPSSPYSASKAASDHLVRAWQRTYGLPVLLTNCSNNYGPYHFPEKLIPLVILNALDGKPLPVYGNGQQVRDWLYVEDHARALLTVVSEGKVGETYNIGGHNEQKNLHVVESICALLDELAPRQSGSYKEQISFVSDRPGHDLRYAIDASKIERELGWKPTETFASGLRKTVRWYLDNLDWCRRVQDGSYQRERLGAL; encoded by the coding sequence TTGCGTATCCTTATTACCGGTGGTGCCGGCTTTATCGGTTCGGCGTTGATTCGTCACCTGCTGAATCACACCGAACACCAGGTACTCAACCTCGACAAACTGACCTATGCCGGCAACCTTGAGTCGCTGGTCAGTGTTGCGGAGCATCCACGCTATAGTTTTCTGCAAGCAGACATTGCCGATAGCGTGGCGGTGGGCACGGCACTGAACGCCTTTCAGCCGGACGCAATCATGCATCTGGCTGCCGAATCCCATGTCGATCGCTCCATCGACGGCCCAGCAGCCTTTATCCAGACCAATATTGTCGGCACCTATGCACTGCTTGAAGCCACGCGCAGTTATTGGTCGCAACTGGATGCAGTGCGCCAGGCGGCGTTTCGCTTTCACCATATTTCGACAGATGAAGTGTATGGCGACCTCCATGGTGTGGATGACCTGTTCAGCGAAACCACGCCCTACGCGCCCAGCTCACCCTATTCGGCAAGTAAGGCTGCATCTGATCACTTGGTACGCGCCTGGCAACGCACCTACGGCCTGCCAGTACTGCTGACCAATTGCTCCAACAACTACGGCCCCTATCACTTCCCGGAAAAACTGATTCCGCTGGTGATCCTCAACGCCCTGGATGGTAAGCCGCTACCGGTATACGGCAACGGCCAGCAAGTGCGTGACTGGCTGTACGTGGAAGACCATGCCCGCGCGCTGTTAACGGTAGTAAGCGAAGGCAAGGTCGGCGAAACCTACAACATCGGCGGGCACAACGAGCAGAAGAACCTGCATGTTGTGGAAAGTATCTGCGCCCTATTGGACGAGCTGGCCCCACGCCAAAGCGGTTCCTATAAAGAGCAGATCAGCTTCGTCAGCGATCGCCCCGGCCATGACCTGCGTTATGCCATCGATGCCAGCAAGATAGAACGCGAACTGGGCTGGAAACCCACCGAGACCTTCGCCAGCGGCCTGCGTAAAACCGTACGCTGGTATTTGGACAACCTTGACTGGTGTCGCCGCGTGCAAGATGGCAGCTACCAGCGCGAACGCCTCGGCGCACTTTAA
- the rfbA gene encoding glucose-1-phosphate thymidylyltransferase RfbA, translated as MKGIILAGGSGSRLHPITLGVSKQLLPIYDKPMIYYPISVLMLAGVRDILIISTPQDLPNFRKMLGDGSQFGVRFAYIEQPSPDGLAQAFILGEDFIGTDSVCLILGDNIFHGQHFTEKLLRAAAEPSGATIFGYWVNDPQRFGVVEFDAQGKAIAIEEKPTQPKSNYAVTGLYFYDNDVIKIAKAVKPSPRGELEITDVNNAYLQRGDLRVERFGRGFAWLDTGTHDSLLDASQYVQTIEHRQGLKVACLEEIAYQQGWINRQQLLEQATVFGKTGYGQYLFKLAEE; from the coding sequence ATGAAAGGCATCATTCTCGCCGGTGGCTCCGGCAGCCGCCTGCACCCCATTACCCTGGGCGTTTCCAAGCAGCTGCTGCCGATCTACGACAAGCCGATGATTTACTACCCTATTTCGGTGCTGATGCTCGCCGGGGTGCGCGACATTCTGATCATCTCCACCCCGCAGGACTTACCAAACTTTCGCAAGATGCTCGGTGATGGCAGCCAGTTCGGCGTGCGCTTCGCGTACATCGAACAACCCTCGCCGGACGGATTGGCCCAGGCTTTTATTCTGGGCGAAGATTTTATCGGCACGGACTCGGTGTGCCTGATCCTCGGCGACAATATCTTCCACGGTCAGCACTTCACCGAGAAGCTCCTACGCGCCGCCGCCGAACCTTCGGGCGCCACGATTTTTGGCTATTGGGTTAATGATCCGCAACGCTTTGGTGTGGTCGAATTTGACGCCCAAGGCAAAGCCATTGCCATCGAAGAAAAGCCCACACAACCTAAATCCAACTACGCTGTGACCGGTCTGTACTTCTATGACAATGACGTGATCAAGATCGCCAAGGCGGTTAAACCCTCACCGCGCGGTGAGCTGGAAATTACCGACGTCAACAACGCCTACCTGCAACGTGGTGATTTGCGCGTCGAGCGCTTCGGCCGTGGCTTTGCCTGGCTCGATACAGGCACCCACGACAGCCTGCTGGATGCCTCGCAGTACGTGCAAACCATCGAGCATCGCCAGGGCCTGAAAGTCGCTTGCTTAGAAGAGATCGCCTATCAGCAGGGCTGGATTAATCGCCAGCAACTGCTGGAACAAGCCACGGTATTCGGCAAAACCGGCTACGGTCAGTACCTGTTCAAGCTGGCCGAGGAATGA
- a CDS encoding sulfite exporter TauE/SafE family protein, whose amino-acid sequence MELLLYLVLGAAAGTLAGLFGVGGGIIIVPVLVLSFAAQGFDQAVLTHLAVGTSLATIIFTSINSVLEHQRKGAVLWPVFAWMTLGILLGAGLGAMTAAAIQGPMLQKIIGVFAIIIAVQMALELKPKASRTVPGKPALALAGGVVGWASAIFGIGGGSLTVPFLTWRSVPMQKAVATSSACGLPIALASALSFIWLGWHKPELPQWSLGFVYLPALVGIAIPSMFFARVGARLAHRLSPRLLKRLFALLLFSVGLSFLV is encoded by the coding sequence ATGGAACTGCTGCTGTATTTAGTCTTAGGGGCTGCAGCCGGAACGCTTGCCGGGTTATTTGGCGTGGGTGGCGGCATTATTATCGTGCCGGTACTGGTATTGAGTTTTGCCGCGCAAGGCTTTGATCAGGCGGTACTGACCCACTTGGCGGTCGGCACTTCGCTGGCGACCATTATTTTCACCTCAATCAATTCGGTGCTCGAACATCAGCGTAAAGGCGCGGTGCTGTGGCCGGTATTTGCCTGGATGACCCTGGGGATTCTGCTCGGCGCGGGCCTGGGCGCTATGACCGCCGCAGCGATTCAGGGGCCTATGCTGCAGAAGATCATCGGCGTGTTTGCCATCATCATCGCCGTGCAAATGGCCCTGGAACTGAAACCCAAAGCCAGTCGCACGGTCCCAGGCAAGCCTGCGTTGGCACTGGCCGGGGGTGTGGTTGGCTGGGCTTCGGCGATTTTCGGGATTGGCGGCGGCTCGCTGACTGTGCCGTTTCTGACCTGGCGCAGCGTACCGATGCAGAAAGCGGTGGCCACTTCCTCGGCCTGCGGTCTGCCGATTGCGCTGGCCAGTGCCCTGAGTTTTATCTGGTTGGGTTGGCATAAACCTGAGCTGCCGCAGTGGAGCTTAGGGTTTGTCTACCTTCCGGCGCTGGTCGGGATTGCCATCCCCAGCATGTTTTTTGCCCGAGTAGGCGCGCGTCTGGCGCACAGGTTGTCGCCGCGTCTGCTCAAGCGTTTATTTGCCCTGCTGTTATTCAGCGTGGGCCTGAGTTTCCTCGTTTAA
- a CDS encoding NRDE family protein — MCLIVLAWRPGHAQPLLLAANRDEFYERPSQPLAEWPDMPGVLAGRDLQAAGTWLGVGPGGRFAALTNIRDPGQAQGGRSRGELPVAFLTGNHSVEDFLHDLHERRRHYSGFNLLLGDSQQLWHFNSLTGRARPLAEGLHGLSNADLDTPWPKLQRAKQALHNGLHEPHPQMLFKLLADPTRAADAELPQTGIGLTGERLLSSVFIASVTYGTRASTALIVNADGSRVLAERTFGSNGNCLGEVVLHC; from the coding sequence ATGTGCCTGATCGTTCTGGCCTGGCGACCGGGCCATGCCCAGCCGCTGCTGCTGGCAGCCAATCGAGATGAATTCTACGAACGCCCAAGCCAGCCACTGGCGGAATGGCCTGATATGCCGGGCGTGCTCGCTGGGCGCGACCTGCAGGCCGCCGGCACCTGGCTAGGCGTCGGACCTGGCGGGCGATTTGCCGCGCTGACCAATATTCGCGACCCCGGCCAGGCTCAAGGCGGCCGTTCGCGGGGCGAACTGCCGGTGGCCTTTCTCACCGGCAACCATAGCGTCGAAGACTTTCTGCATGACCTGCACGAGCGGCGCCGGCACTACAGCGGCTTTAACCTGCTGCTAGGAGACAGCCAGCAACTCTGGCACTTCAACTCCCTGACCGGACGCGCCAGGCCCCTGGCGGAAGGCCTGCACGGCCTGTCGAATGCCGACCTGGATACGCCCTGGCCCAAGCTGCAGCGGGCCAAACAAGCGCTGCACAACGGACTGCATGAGCCGCATCCACAGATGCTATTCAAGCTGCTCGCCGACCCCACACGCGCAGCGGACGCTGAGCTGCCGCAAACCGGCATCGGCCTGACCGGCGAACGCCTGCTCTCCAGCGTGTTTATTGCCAGCGTCACCTATGGCACCCGCGCCAGCACCGCCTTAATCGTCAATGCCGACGGCAGCCGCGTGCTGGCCGAGCGCACGTTCGGCAGCAATGGCAACTGTTTGGGAGAGGTTGTTCTGCACTGTTGA
- a CDS encoding transporter substrate-binding domain-containing protein, producing the protein MLRVLIVLWLALLGLNVSAAQPSEPVLRVGITEVPPFVIKEPDGSWRGISIDLWNTVAKEAGYQFELLPMPFERLLPSLEDGQLDVVVGALTMTAEREDRVDFTHPFYRTGLAIGVPLASEGGGWTVLKGLLSWQFLSLVLGLAVLLLLVGAALWLFERRGNKEQFGGTPVQGLGSSFWWAAVTMTTVGYGDKAPVTLGGRLVGLVWMFAGLIMVSTFTAAVASALTVGNLQGGIQGAEDLRRAHVATIDKTDSARYLSSQRIRHTDYPNLLEAMLAVQNGDAEAVVYDQPIMQYRNGEMNKGGLRLLPGTFENQSYAFALADGSPYRERINLELLRAISGSDWRKLQQLYLGVP; encoded by the coding sequence ATGCTGAGAGTTCTGATTGTCCTGTGGCTGGCGCTGCTTGGGCTGAATGTAAGCGCTGCACAACCGAGTGAGCCGGTACTGCGAGTGGGCATCACCGAGGTGCCGCCATTTGTGATTAAAGAGCCGGATGGCAGCTGGCGCGGCATTAGCATCGACCTATGGAACACCGTCGCTAAAGAAGCGGGTTATCAGTTCGAGTTGCTGCCCATGCCGTTCGAGCGTCTGTTGCCGAGTCTGGAAGACGGCCAGCTTGATGTGGTGGTCGGCGCGCTGACCATGACTGCTGAGCGCGAAGACCGTGTTGACTTTACTCATCCGTTCTATCGCACGGGTTTGGCCATTGGCGTGCCACTGGCCAGTGAAGGGGGCGGCTGGACAGTGCTCAAGGGTTTGCTGTCCTGGCAGTTCCTCAGCCTGGTGCTGGGGTTAGCGGTGTTGCTGTTACTGGTGGGCGCGGCGCTCTGGTTGTTTGAGCGGCGTGGCAACAAGGAGCAGTTTGGCGGCACGCCGGTGCAAGGGCTCGGCTCCAGCTTTTGGTGGGCCGCTGTAACCATGACCACGGTCGGTTATGGCGACAAAGCCCCGGTCACGCTGGGCGGCCGACTGGTCGGGTTGGTGTGGATGTTTGCCGGTTTGATCATGGTGTCGACCTTTACCGCGGCTGTAGCCAGCGCCCTTACCGTGGGCAATCTGCAAGGTGGCATTCAGGGCGCTGAGGATTTGCGCCGGGCCCATGTCGCGACCATCGACAAAACCGACAGTGCGCGTTATCTGTCCAGCCAACGCATCCGTCACACGGATTATCCCAACTTGCTGGAGGCCATGCTCGCTGTGCAAAACGGTGATGCCGAGGCGGTGGTGTATGACCAGCCAATCATGCAGTACCGCAATGGTGAGATGAATAAGGGCGGCCTGCGGCTGCTGCCCGGCACCTTCGAGAACCAGTCTTATGCTTTTGCCCTGGCAGACGGCAGCCCTTATCGCGAGCGCATCAATCTGGAGCTGCTGCGTGCCATCAGTGGTTCGGATTGGCGCAAGCTGCAACAGCTGTACTTGGGCGTGCCGTAA
- the ptsP gene encoding phosphoenolpyruvate--protein phosphotransferase: MLNTLRKIVQEVNAAKDLNAALGIIVQRVREAMGSQVCSVYLLDPESNRFVLMATEGLNKKAIGKVSMAPNEGLVGLVGTREEPLNLEHASEHPRYRYFAETGEERYASFLGSPIIHHRKVMGVLVIQQKERRQFDEGEEAFLVTMSAQLAGVIAHAEATGSIRGLGRQGKGIQEAKFIGVPGSPGAAVGTAVVVLPPADLDVVPDKTVDDIAAELTLFNNALEGVRRDMRALSAKMATQLRPEERALFDVYLMMLEDAALGNEVVKVIKTGQWAQGALRQVIGEHINRFELMDDAYLRERASDVKDLGRRLLAYLQQARQQTLVYPDNCILVSEELSPAMLGEVPEGKLVGLISVQGSGNSHVAIFARAMGIPTVMGVVDLPYSKIDGIQLIVDGYHGEVFTNPSELLRKQYAEVVEEERQLAQGLDALRALPCETLDGHRMPLWVNTGLLADVKRAQERGAEGVGLYRTEVPFMIKERFPSEKEQLAIYREQLAAFHPLPVTMRSLDIGGDKALSYFPIKEDNPFLGWRGIRVTLDHPEIFLVQTRAMLKASEGLNNLRILLPMISGIQELEEALHLIHRAWGEVRDEGTDVPLPPVGVMIEIPAAVYQVRELARQVDFLSVGSNDLTQYLLAVDRNNPRVADLYDFLHPAVLQALQIVVAGAHAEGKPVSICGEMAGDPAAAVLLMAMGFDGLSMNATNLPKVKWLLRQISLGKAKDLLAQIMTIDSPQVIHSTLQLALRNLGLGRMINPASDIQA, encoded by the coding sequence ATGCTCAATACGCTGCGCAAGATTGTCCAGGAAGTAAACGCCGCCAAGGACCTTAACGCGGCGCTGGGTATTATTGTGCAGCGGGTGCGCGAAGCCATGGGCAGCCAGGTCTGCTCGGTTTACCTGTTGGACCCAGAATCCAATCGTTTCGTGCTGATGGCCACCGAGGGCTTGAACAAGAAGGCCATTGGTAAAGTCAGCATGGCGCCCAACGAGGGCCTGGTGGGCCTGGTCGGTACCCGCGAAGAACCGCTCAACCTCGAACACGCATCTGAGCACCCGCGTTACCGATACTTTGCTGAAACCGGCGAAGAGCGTTATGCCTCCTTTCTCGGCTCGCCGATCATTCACCACCGTAAAGTGATGGGTGTACTGGTCATCCAGCAGAAAGAGCGTCGCCAGTTCGACGAAGGTGAAGAAGCTTTCCTGGTGACCATGAGTGCACAGCTCGCCGGGGTAATCGCCCATGCCGAGGCCACCGGTTCTATTCGCGGGCTCGGCCGTCAGGGTAAAGGCATTCAGGAAGCCAAGTTTATTGGGGTGCCGGGTTCGCCCGGTGCCGCGGTGGGCACTGCCGTGGTGGTGCTGCCGCCGGCTGACTTGGACGTGGTGCCAGACAAAACGGTTGATGACATTGCTGCCGAACTGACGCTGTTCAACAACGCGTTGGAGGGCGTGCGCCGCGATATGCGCGCGCTTTCGGCGAAGATGGCCACCCAGTTGCGCCCAGAAGAGCGTGCGCTGTTTGACGTCTACCTGATGATGCTCGAAGACGCGGCGCTGGGTAACGAGGTGGTCAAGGTCATCAAGACCGGTCAGTGGGCTCAGGGCGCGCTGCGCCAGGTGATCGGCGAACATATCAATCGATTTGAGCTGATGGACGACGCCTACCTGCGTGAGCGCGCCAGCGACGTCAAAGACCTCGGCCGTCGCCTGCTCGCCTATTTGCAACAGGCGCGGCAGCAGACCCTGGTGTACCCGGATAACTGCATCCTGGTGAGCGAAGAGCTGTCGCCGGCGATGCTCGGCGAAGTGCCAGAAGGCAAGCTAGTAGGTTTGATCTCGGTACAGGGTTCGGGCAACTCGCACGTGGCGATTTTTGCCCGCGCCATGGGTATTCCCACGGTAATGGGTGTGGTCGACCTGCCGTACTCGAAGATCGACGGCATCCAGTTGATCGTCGACGGCTACCACGGCGAGGTGTTCACCAACCCCAGCGAGCTGTTGCGCAAGCAATACGCGGAAGTGGTCGAAGAAGAACGCCAGTTGGCCCAGGGCCTCGATGCACTACGCGCCTTGCCCTGTGAGACGCTCGATGGCCACCGTATGCCGTTGTGGGTCAACACCGGTCTGCTTGCCGATGTGAAGCGTGCTCAGGAGCGCGGAGCCGAAGGCGTTGGCCTGTACCGTACCGAAGTGCCCTTTATGATCAAGGAGCGCTTCCCCAGCGAGAAGGAACAGCTGGCGATCTACCGCGAGCAGCTGGCGGCCTTTCATCCATTGCCGGTGACCATGCGCAGCCTGGATATCGGCGGTGACAAGGCGCTGAGCTATTTCCCGATCAAGGAAGACAACCCTTTCCTCGGCTGGCGCGGCATCCGCGTGACCCTCGATCACCCGGAAATCTTCCTGGTGCAGACCCGTGCCATGCTCAAGGCCAGCGAAGGCTTGAATAACCTGCGCATCCTGCTGCCGATGATTTCCGGTATTCAAGAGCTGGAAGAGGCGCTGCACCTGATCCACCGCGCCTGGGGTGAAGTGCGCGATGAAGGCACCGATGTACCGCTGCCGCCGGTTGGAGTCATGATCGAGATTCCCGCAGCGGTCTATCAGGTGCGCGAGCTGGCCCGCCAGGTCGATTTTCTCTCGGTTGGCTCAAACGACCTGACGCAGTACCTGTTGGCGGTCGACCGCAACAACCCGCGCGTCGCTGATCTCTATGACTTCCTCCACCCTGCGGTGCTGCAAGCACTGCAAATTGTGGTGGCGGGTGCCCATGCTGAAGGCAAGCCGGTGAGTATCTGCGGTGAGATGGCCGGTGATCCGGCGGCGGCGGTGCTGTTGATGGCGATGGGCTTCGATGGCCTGTCGATGAACGCCACCAACCTGCCCAAGGTTAAGTGGTTGCTGCGTCAGATCAGCCTGGGCAAGGCCAAGGACTTGCTGGCGCAGATCATGACCATTGACAGCCCGCAGGTGATCCACAGCACCCTGCAGCTGGCCCTGCGCAATCTCGGCTTGGGCCGCATGATCAACCCGGCGTCAGATATCCAGGCGTGA
- a CDS encoding HAD family hydrolase, whose amino-acid sequence MRLALFDLDNTLLGGDSDHAWGDYLCERGILDGIAYKARNDAFYQDYLAGRLNITDYLNFSLEILGRTEMAQLEQWHGEFMRDCVEPIILAKGEALLAEHREAGDKLLIITATNRFVTAPIAARLGVDTLLATECEMQDGRYTGRTTDVPCFKEGKVTRLNRWLGETGMSLTDSSFYSDSMNDLPLLEQVTRPFAVDPDPTLRAEAEKRGWPVISLR is encoded by the coding sequence GTGCGTTTGGCTTTATTTGATCTCGATAACACCCTGCTCGGCGGCGACAGCGACCATGCCTGGGGCGATTACCTCTGTGAGCGCGGCATCCTCGACGGCATTGCCTATAAAGCGCGCAATGACGCGTTTTATCAGGATTACCTGGCCGGACGCCTGAATATCACCGACTACCTGAATTTCAGCCTGGAAATTCTTGGCCGCACGGAGATGGCTCAGCTGGAACAGTGGCACGGCGAGTTTATGCGTGACTGCGTCGAGCCGATCATTCTGGCCAAAGGCGAGGCGCTGCTGGCTGAACACCGTGAAGCTGGCGACAAACTGTTGATCATCACCGCCACCAACCGCTTCGTCACTGCGCCCATCGCCGCACGCTTGGGCGTCGACACCCTGCTGGCCACCGAGTGCGAGATGCAAGATGGCCGTTACACCGGACGCACCACTGACGTGCCATGCTTCAAAGAAGGCAAAGTCACCCGCCTGAATCGCTGGCTCGGCGAAACCGGTATGAGCCTGACTGACAGCAGTTTCTACAGCGATTCGATGAATGACCTGCCGCTGCTGGAACAGGTAACCCGCCCATTCGCCGTCGACCCCGACCCGACGCTGCGCGCCGAAGCTGAAAAGCGCGGCTGGCCGGTGATCTCCCTGCGCTAA